The Chitinophaga sp. Cy-1792 genome contains the following window.
GTAACCACACAAAAAGGAAAGATCGGTAAACCGGTGGTTGCCTATTCCGGCTCCTACGGCATCGTTCAGCAGCTGGGAGAAACAGATATGATGAATGCCACCCAGTTTGCCAACATGCGCCGTGAAGCTAACCGTACCATCGGCAAATACGATGACAGCAATCCGGATGCATCTGACAAAAAAATCTTTAACTCAACAGAATATGCCAATATTCAGAAAGGCGTGAATGTAGACTGGCAGAAGCTCATGATCTCCCAGGGCTACCAGACAAACCATGGTATTAATGTGGCTGGTGGCTCTGAGAATACCAAATATAGCGTGGGGCTGGGCTATTTTAAAGATCAGGGTGTGTTGAAATTGCAGAGCTTTGAACGCTACAATTTCAATGTGGCTATCGATCAGCGTATAGGCAACCGCGTTAGAGTAGGCGCCTCCCTGCTGGGTGGCTACACGCAGCGCAACGGTGAAACCTATAACGGTATCGACAATGCCCTGAAAATGCTGCCTATCGCCGCGCCATACGATGATAAGGGTAACCTGATTATCTATCCTACCGGTGATAACCAGCAACCCAATCCATTGCTCGACTATGTGCCTGGTAACCGTGTGGAAGTCAACAAACGTTTGCGTGTTTTCACCAGTTTATATGGAGAAGTAGATATTATAGATGGACTGAAATACCGCCTCAACGTGGGCCCGGATATTCAATCCTATAACTATGGCCTCTTTCAGGGGAAAAATAATACCAATCTCCTGATTGGCGGGGGAGATGCTACTGCCACTAAAAACAGTGCATCCGTACTGGCATATACGATCGAAAACGTCCTTACGTATAATAAGCTGATTAAGAAGCATAGTATCGGGGTAACAGGCCTGTATAGTGTACAGCGCCAGACCACCGACCAGTCGGGTACCAACGTAAGGGGGATTCCTGTTGAATGGCAGCAGTATTATAACCTCGGACAGGCACTGAATGTAACGGGTGTAAGCAGTGGACTCAGTCAATGGACGATCCTCTCTTATATGGGACGTATCAATTATGGCTACGACGAACGTTACCTGCTGACGCTGACCATGCGTACGGATGGTTCTTCCCGTTTTGCTCCCGGCAAAAAATGGGGTTATTTTCCTTCTGTGGCCGTAGCCTGGAACATGATGAACGAAAATTTCCTGAAGCACCAGCAATTCGTTGATAACCTGAAACTGCGCGCCAGCTTTGGCCGCATAGGAAATACCGGTATCAGTCCATATGCTACGCAAGGTTCACTCACAAGAATTCCTTACTCATTTGGCAACAAAGGCTTCCTCGGCTATGTACCTTCTGCGCTGCGTAACCCTGACCTCACCTGGGAAACAACTACGTCTACGGACATTGGCGTCGATTTCGGATTTTGGAGAGGTCGTATCAACGGTTCCATTGAATGGTACAATCAGCGTACCACCGACCTGCTGATGCCGTTGTCATTGCCTTACAGCAATGGCTTCGATCAGGTATTGATGAACCTCGGTACCAGCCGCAACAGAGGCCTGGAAATTGGTATCTCCGCCAGGTTGATCGACAACCCCCGTGGGTTCTCCTGGACCATGGACGTGAACTATTCCCGTAACCGGTCCATGATCCTGTCTGTGGGTGATGGCAGAACGGCCGATGTCGGTAATGCATGGTTTGTAGGACAGCCTACCTATGTGTACTACGACTTCAAAAAGATTGGTGTCTGGCAGGATAAAGACGCCCAGGCAGCGGCCAAATATGGTGTGAAACCAGGGGAGATCAGGCTGGAAGATGTTAACAAAGATTCCGTGATCGATGCGAAAAATGACCGCCAGATCCTGGGTTCTCCGCAGGCTAAATGGCAGGCAGGTACTACACAGCGTTTTTCCTATAAAGGATTTGAATTATCTATCGTAGCGTTTATGCGTTGGGGTAGTATGATCAAGAGTGATTTTTACGCCAACTATAACACTTTATTCGGACGTTATAATAACCTCAACGTAAACTATAATACACCAGCGAATCCTTCCAACGACTTCCCACGGCCAAACGCCAACCAGGAAAGGCCCAGCAACTACCAGTCGCTCAGCTATTTCGATGGTTCCTTCTTTAAAATCCGCGATATCACACTGGCATATGCGATGCCTGCCAAAGTGATCAGCAACTGGGGCGTGCGCGATCTGCGCTTCACCGTAGGCGTAAAGCAACCGTTGATTATTGCGCCTTATCGCCAGAAATGGAAAGGAATAGATCCTGAAAGTGTGAACACGATCGGTATCGATGCACCCGCCACCTGGATGCTGCAATTCGGTATTAACGCGAAGTTTTAATCTCTAAAAGAAAAACGTTATGAAATATATAATTCCCGCTATGTTGCTGCTGTCGCTGGCTACAGCCTCCTGTAATAAAATGCTGGATGAGAAGGTTGTTACCAACGTAACAGATGATTTCTACAATACCAAAGCTGGTTTTCAGACGGCAGTGAATGGCTCCTACGTGTCCATGCGTAACTTCTATAGCACAGAACGTGGTATAACCCTGACAGAAACCGGCACCGATATCATGACCAACGGCTCTGATGGCAACTATAAATTTACCAGTCAGTATACTTCACAGCTGGATTCGCGCTACGACCATGTACGCGAGGTATGGAATAGTTTTTATCAGACACTCAACACCTGTAATGTGGCCATCGATCGGGCAGATAAGGTAAAAGACCTGGATTCTGCTTCTAAAAAGGTAGGTGTGGCAGAAGCGAAGTTTTGCCGTGCCCATTATCATTTTATTTTAATGGAGATGTTTGGAGCGGTTCCATTAAGTTTAAAAGAAAATGCGGTGATACTGCGGGAGGCGCATCGCGACTCCGTTTCAGCTGTTTACAATGCGGTGATCAACGATTTGCTGGCAGCAGAAAAAGATTTGCCGGCATCGCAGACCGACTGGGGCCGGGCCACCAAGCCTGCTGTAGAACACCTGCTGGCACGCGTATATCTCACCAGGGCATCATCGCCGCAGGCGCAGGCGACAGACTATGCCAATGCTGCTAAATATGCAGATATGGTCATCAAAAATTATGGGTTCAAACTGCTGGATGATCCCGGAATGGTATGGGCACAGGGAAAAGAAAATAACAGTGAAACCATCTGGGCAGCGCAGTATACTACTGATCCGCTGTACGGCTATCCTGATAACAATGCCTGCCGCTTTTTCCTGATGCAGTACGATGTGCTGCCAGGTATGAAGCGCGACCTGCCGAATGGTACGCCATGGAAGCGTTTCAGGCCAACCAGCTTCCTGCTGGATACGCTCTATCAGGACCGTGTACACGATGTGCGTTATGAAAAATGGTTTACTACCGTTTGGTATACGAACTCCGCTACGGCTACACTGAATCTGGGAGATACAGCTATTTATCTTCCCGGCTATAATGTGACAGACGCTGTTATCGCCACTAAAAAGTATCTGATGGTGCCACCAAGATTGTATACAGAAAAACTGTATCCATCACTGAATAAATTTGCTGATGCACTAAGGCCAGATAATCAGGCTTCCGGCGTAAGACCGTTTATATCTTTCCGTCTGGCAGAAACTTACCTGATAGAAGCAGAAGCGGCATTGATGCAGGGCGATGCAACCACCGCTGCAAACCTGGTGAATGTGGTGAGAGCGCGTGCAGCGCGTATCGGGGCCACAGATGCGGAAACACAGGCAAATCGTACAGCCATGCAGGTTACCCCTGG
Protein-coding sequences here:
- a CDS encoding TonB-dependent receptor, which gives rise to MKKPFSCLLCLIACLLLYQFSWGQSKPVTVEGNVLDGQKNPLVGVTIAVKGKSIGAQSDLKGHYRLQIPDASNAVLVFTFVGYVTQEEPVHGRTAISVIMAEDRKKLDEVVVVGYGSQRKQDVTGAISSVNSKTIQDVPVTNAQQALQGRAPGVEVINVSTKPGDEPQVRIRGTRSLNAGNDPLYVVDGIPYAGTLNDIGVGTIQSMDILKDASATAIYGSRGANGVILVTTQKGKIGKPVVAYSGSYGIVQQLGETDMMNATQFANMRREANRTIGKYDDSNPDASDKKIFNSTEYANIQKGVNVDWQKLMISQGYQTNHGINVAGGSENTKYSVGLGYFKDQGVLKLQSFERYNFNVAIDQRIGNRVRVGASLLGGYTQRNGETYNGIDNALKMLPIAAPYDDKGNLIIYPTGDNQQPNPLLDYVPGNRVEVNKRLRVFTSLYGEVDIIDGLKYRLNVGPDIQSYNYGLFQGKNNTNLLIGGGDATATKNSASVLAYTIENVLTYNKLIKKHSIGVTGLYSVQRQTTDQSGTNVRGIPVEWQQYYNLGQALNVTGVSSGLSQWTILSYMGRINYGYDERYLLTLTMRTDGSSRFAPGKKWGYFPSVAVAWNMMNENFLKHQQFVDNLKLRASFGRIGNTGISPYATQGSLTRIPYSFGNKGFLGYVPSALRNPDLTWETTTSTDIGVDFGFWRGRINGSIEWYNQRTTDLLMPLSLPYSNGFDQVLMNLGTSRNRGLEIGISARLIDNPRGFSWTMDVNYSRNRSMILSVGDGRTADVGNAWFVGQPTYVYYDFKKIGVWQDKDAQAAAKYGVKPGEIRLEDVNKDSVIDAKNDRQILGSPQAKWQAGTTQRFSYKGFELSIVAFMRWGSMIKSDFYANYNTLFGRYNNLNVNYNTPANPSNDFPRPNANQERPSNYQSLSYFDGSFFKIRDITLAYAMPAKVISNWGVRDLRFTVGVKQPLIIAPYRQKWKGIDPESVNTIGIDAPATWMLQFGINAKF
- a CDS encoding RagB/SusD family nutrient uptake outer membrane protein, producing MKYIIPAMLLLSLATASCNKMLDEKVVTNVTDDFYNTKAGFQTAVNGSYVSMRNFYSTERGITLTETGTDIMTNGSDGNYKFTSQYTSQLDSRYDHVREVWNSFYQTLNTCNVAIDRADKVKDLDSASKKVGVAEAKFCRAHYHFILMEMFGAVPLSLKENAVILREAHRDSVSAVYNAVINDLLAAEKDLPASQTDWGRATKPAVEHLLARVYLTRASSPQAQATDYANAAKYADMVIKNYGFKLLDDPGMVWAQGKENNSETIWAAQYTTDPLYGYPDNNACRFFLMQYDVLPGMKRDLPNGTPWKRFRPTSFLLDTLYQDRVHDVRYEKWFTTVWYTNSATATLNLGDTAIYLPGYNVTDAVIATKKYLMVPPRLYTEKLYPSLNKFADALRPDNQASGVRPFISFRLAETYLIEAEAALMQGDATTAANLVNVVRARAARIGATDAETQANRTAMQVTPGMMTIDYLLDERGRELAGEQLRWFDLVRTHKLLERVKLHNNEARANIKPTHVLRPIPQDQIDRTVNEFLQNPGY